The window GGATAGTAGACGCCCGAGCGCCCGCCTGTCAAGCGGGCGATCGTTGGAGGGTTTCGAGCCCCCGGTCAGCGTATCGGGGCCGGCTTGTCCATCGAGTTCAACAGCGCCTGGATGGGTCCGAGGCGATCCTGCAACTCGCTGCCGTGGACGCGCCGGTACGTCTCGTTGGCCGCGTGAGTGGCCAGTTGCTGGGCGTCGCCCTGGAACTCCGCCCGCTTCGCGGCGAAGTCCGCGTGCGACTTCACGGCCGCGCCGTTGGCGAGAATGCGCTCGGTGGAGCGCTGGAGCGACGGCACCACGCCGAGCACGGCATCGTTGTCGCGGATCGTCTCCTGGTCCCGGCGAATCGCATCCTTGGCGCGATCCATGTCGCCGCGGGCGGCGTCCATGGCCCGCCGGTAGCCCGCGGCCTCGTTCTCGAGGTCGTTGACCCGGCGTTCCGCCCGCTCGTAGTGGTAGCGCGCATCGTTGTAGACGGACTCGTAGCGGAACAGGTCCTGCCGCGCCCGCTCGAGTTCCCAGCGGACGTCGCGCACCTCGTTGCGCTTGGTCGCCGCCTGGTCGCGATGCTGCTTGGCCCGCGCCCGATGCTCGGCGGCCTTGCGGCGGTGCGGCTCGGGATCGTGGCCGGCCGGGGGATTGGCGGCCAGCCGATCCTCCTCGGCGGCCTTGGTGTCCTCGGCGGCGGCCGACCGGTCGAGGCCGGCGATTTCCCGGTTCAGGCGATACTCGCGGTCCTGGAGCCAGTCGACGCGATTGCGCTTGCGCTCGTACTCGCGCTGGACCGACTCGAAATGCCACTGGGCGCTGCGCAACTCGTCGCGGGCCGAATCCAGGCGGATGCGCACGGATTCGTAGCGCGAAGAATTGTCGTCGTAGCGCGCCTGCGCCTGGCGCAATGCGTCTTCCTGGCGCGGAATGTCGGCCTGGGCCGCCGCGCGGGAGGCCTGGGAACTGGCCTGATGCCCTTGCACCGTCGCCGCGAGGACGCCGCCCCGATCGGCCAGCAAGCCCTTGAACACGCCTATTTCCGGCCTGAACTGGTCGGCTTTGCGCTGCTCGTCGACCTGCTTCTTGACGCCCACCACGGCTTCGAGCGACGAGATGGTCAGCGCTATCGGCTCGTGGGTGGGCCCGCCGCGGAACGTGTAGGTCACGGGCGTGTTGCCGGCCAGCGCCTGGTACGAGGCGAATGCCCCGCCGGCGCCGAGGCCGCCGTCGTCGAGGGCGATCAGCGCGGCCTGCAGACCGGAGTCCAGGCCCGCGGTCGGCTGCTTGTCGCCTTCCAGGGCGTTGAGGATCGCCAGTTCGGCGAACGAGCCGACGATGTTCTTGCCGAAGCGCACGGCCTGGCCGTTCTGCAGCCTGAAGAACGCGCTGTGCGCGTCAACGTCGGGCGCGGGCAGGTGGCTGGCGAGCGCCTTGTAGCGGTCGGCTCCCGCCTTCAGCCCGGCCGGCAGCTTGTCGGCGTCGGCTCCGAGCAGCAGGTAGTTGACCAGCCGCAGGCCGTCGACGCCCTGCACCGGATGGCTGCGGAACTTGACGTCGGCCGCGCCCTTGAGGAACGCCATGTAGAGCACGTCGCGGCCGACCTCGCGGCCGTTGACCGCCCAGCCCTGCTGCTCGCCCGACAGGCTCACCGACGCGGCCAGTGCGCCGCCGGGATCCGCGGTCGGCGGAACGGCCGCCCGGGCGAGGGCCGGCAGGTCCGCCGGCTTGGTCTTCTTGCCGCCGACCCTGACTTCGTCGTTCTTGCGGAAGCGCTTGTAGGCGACGAAGTTGCTGATGCGCTCTTCCTCGTCGCCGGTGGTGATCTTCTTGCCGGCCAGGAAAAGCAGCGGCAACCGCAAGTTGGGGTCGGTATCCGGGTGGTCGGCCGCCGGCCCATCCAGGCTGTTGAGCAGGTACAGTTCGGCGACGGACTTGATTTCGTCCTTGCCGCCCACGGAGTTCTTGACCAGGACGTCCTCACCCTTTTGCAGCAGCTCCAGGGCCTTCGGGGCGTCGATCTTCGGATTGCTCCAGAAGCCGTTCTCCCAGAGGCCGCCGCGATTCTTCTTCCAGTCTTCCAGGATCGCCAGCGGATCAACTGCGGCGGTCGACTGGAAGGTGTCCTGTAGGGCGGGTGCCTGCGGAGCAGGCCGGCCGGTCGCGGCAGGGGCTGTGGAAACGCGCGCCGCCTGCGGGGTCGTCTGAACCCGAGAAATGCTCTGCGGTCCGGCCATGTTCGCTGCCCTCCTCCTGACGCTCCTCGATCGGCACCAGCCGACTGTTAGGGTTTCGGCAGTCAGCCACCTGGCTGGACGGGCGGGAGTTAAGATTCAGGTAAAGGTCACGCTAAATGAAGAGCCGCTACTCCTGCGCAGCTCAGTCCTTTCCGCGCTCGCGCAAGTACGCTGCCATTTCCTGCCGCTGCAATTCCTCCTCGAGAATCGCCTCCAGGATGGCCCCGAACCCCCCGATGACGGGCGCGATCGTCACCCCGACTGCCACGAGAGCAGTCGCTCCCGCGACAGGTGCAAAGTAGGTCCCGAGCACGGGGCGCTCGAGGAAGAAAGACTCGACGACCGCTATCGCGACCAGGCCGAGCACGGAGAGCCCCGCCATGCCCACGGAGGCCAGAAGCGCCATCGGCAGGAAGGTCCAGAGCGATTCCACGTACCTCCTCCAGGCTTCGCGCCGCATGGCTCCCATCGCCTCCGGACCAAACCCGAGAGCGATCATCTCCTGCCGCGATTTTTTGGCTCTCACGCCGAATGTCTCCGCCTGCTCGGGTATCATGCCACTCACCATGGCAAAGGGCTATCAGGCCAACCAGGAGCGACTGGCGCAGGTCGCCGGCCTTGGCAAGGTGCTCGCCAGGCGGGCCGCCTTCAAGTGCGAGTGGTGCGAGGGCCGCGACGACCTGAAGCCGTGCGATCTCGACCCGGCCGAGGAGCCGTCCGAGGCCACGGTCGCCTTGCTGTGCGGCAACTGCCGCGGCCTGGCTGGCGGCAAGCGGGGCTACACCTCGGGTCTGCGGTCTCTCCAGGGCGCGCTGTGGCATTCCGAGCCGGTCGTGGCCGCGGCGGCCGCCCGGGTGCTGGCCCGGAGCGGGGAAAGCTGGGCCCGCGAGGCCATCGAGGACAGCATGCTCGACGACGCTCTCAAGCAGGAGCTCCTGGGACAGTAGGCGCGGAAGTACCGCACGGATACCGGGGAAAGCCTTACGTGATCCCGGATTGACCGGCGCTCGCCTGCTGGCCTAGGCTTGCGGAGCTGTCAACGACGACACCCGGCCTCGCTTAGATCCGGCAGGCGGTTCGACGGAGAATCGCCGGAGGGACAATGGACGGCATCGGCTCGATCCTGGAAAAGCACCGCGATCAGCGCTTCGGCTTCATGTCCGTCCTCGGAGAGATCCAGACCCGCTACGGCTACTTGCCGGCCGACGCCCTCAAGCGCGTGGCCCAGGCCACGGGCCGGTCCCTGTCCGATATCTACGGCGTGGCGACGTTCTACCGGGCGTTCAGCCTCACGCCGCGCGGCAAGCACGTGACGGCGGTCTGTGTTGGCACGGCCTGCCACGTGCGCGGCGCCAAGCGCCTGGCCGAGGAGATGGAGCGCCACCTGGGCATCAGGGCCGGAGAGACCACGCCCGATCGGGAAATCACCCTCGAGGCCGTCAACTGCCTGGGCGCCTGCGCCCTCGGGCCCATCGTCGTCGCCGACGGCCACTACGTGAGCAAGGTGGACAACCACAAGGCCCGCAACCTGCTCGACAAGCTGCGGGGCAGCAACGGCCACCATCGCGGGCCGTTCGACTCGCCGGTCTTCCCGGTCACGGTGAGCTGCCCGCGCTGCAATCACGGCCTGATGACCAAGGATCACCTCATCGACGGGCATCCGGCCATCCACGTGACGGTCTCGTTCGGCCTTCACTACGGCTGGATGCGGCTGTCGAGCCTGTATGGCAGCTTCACCATCGAGTCCGAGCACGAGATCCCGCTGGACGTCGAACTCGAGCTGTTCTGCCCGCACTGCCACGCCGAACTGGTCGGCGCCTCGCCGTGCCCGGAGTGCGCCGCCCACATGGTCCCGATGCTGGTCCGCGGCGGCGGCGTGGTGCAGATCTGCGCCAGGCGCGGTTGCAAGAGCCACCGGCTGGATCTGGGAGGCTCCCTGTGAGCGCGGTCCTCGCGCGGACCGGCCTGAATTCGATCGCCGCGTTCCGGGCGCTGCAGGCGCGCTTGCTTGCCACCGCCAAGCCGGAGCAGCCCACGGTGGTGATCCCGGCGGGCACCTGCGGCCAGGCCAGCGGCGCGAGCAACCTCATACGCGTGGTCAAGCGCGAGATACTCGAGCACGGCCTGGCCGAGCAGATCCGCCTCAAGATCACCGGTTGCCACGGCTACTGCGAGCTGGAACCCTCGGTGCTGATCCAGCCCGGTGGCACGTTCTACCCCGCGGTGCGCACGAAGGACATGCTCGCCATCGTCCACGCCGCCCTGCGCGGCGAGGTGGTCGAGGCCCTCCTCTACAAGGACAAGACCACGGGCAAGCG of the Candidatus Tanganyikabacteria bacterium genome contains:
- a CDS encoding NAD(P)H-dependent oxidoreductase subunit E translates to MDGIGSILEKHRDQRFGFMSVLGEIQTRYGYLPADALKRVAQATGRSLSDIYGVATFYRAFSLTPRGKHVTAVCVGTACHVRGAKRLAEEMERHLGIRAGETTPDREITLEAVNCLGACALGPIVVADGHYVSKVDNHKARNLLDKLRGSNGHHRGPFDSPVFPVTVSCPRCNHGLMTKDHLIDGHPAIHVTVSFGLHYGWMRLSSLYGSFTIESEHEIPLDVELELFCPHCHAELVGASPCPECAAHMVPMLVRGGGVVQICARRGCKSHRLDLGGSL